A DNA window from Candidatus Sulfidibacterium hydrothermale contains the following coding sequences:
- a CDS encoding DUF6913 domain-containing protein, with protein sequence MKEKGKEKVASGQENHSELLINAYFQEQIKKPGLLFCLPDISRWNDAESFIRQVLKEFPQAEALIYFDQKKAEPKPEGSHFLTIDKRDFSFFGKEKTVLKKWLSGHHFDLLLIFADKGTDRCFRLIKGIKAKLKAANGIRIENSPVDISLKNTGKQEDYQAFYKAFKAYFKQLNIKLLP encoded by the coding sequence ATGAAGGAAAAAGGAAAAGAGAAGGTCGCATCTGGTCAGGAAAACCATTCGGAACTTCTGATAAATGCTTATTTTCAGGAACAGATCAAAAAGCCGGGATTGCTTTTCTGTCTGCCGGACATCTCCCGCTGGAATGATGCAGAATCTTTTATCCGCCAGGTATTAAAAGAATTTCCCCAGGCAGAAGCGCTGATTTACTTTGACCAGAAAAAAGCCGAGCCCAAACCGGAAGGATCACATTTTCTAACCATTGACAAAAGAGATTTTTCTTTTTTCGGAAAAGAAAAAACCGTTTTAAAAAAATGGTTATCCGGTCACCATTTCGACTTGTTGCTTATCTTTGCCGATAAGGGAACAGACCGGTGTTTCCGGTTAATCAAAGGCATAAAAGCCAAACTGAAGGCAGCCAATGGCATCCGGATAGAAAACTCGCCAGTCGATATCTCGCTGAAAAACACCGGAAAGCAGGAAGATTATCAGGCTTTTTACAAAGCCTTTAAAGCATATTTCAAACAACTGAATATTAAACTTTTACCATGA
- a CDS encoding methylmalonyl-CoA mutase family protein translates to MQLPKVYQPKNHIRIVTAASLFDGHDAAINVMRRIIQATGAEVIHLGHNRSVHEIVNTAIQEDVQAIAITSYQGGHMEFFKYMYDMLKEKNSSHIKIFGGGGGVILPEEIEELEAYGITRIYSPDDGMRMGLQGMINDLMEKADFPTGKDINVTLDDIKKQDKVAIARLISAAENHRDEVADLLDACRAEGEKHHAPVIGITGTGGSGKSSLVDEIVRRFLSDFDDKTLAIISVDPSRRKSGGALLGDRIRMNSIDNPRVYMRSLATRQSNLSISRYVKDAETIAQAAGFDLVILETSGIGQSDTAIVDHSDISLYVMTPEYGAASQLEKIDMLDYADLIALNKFDKRGALDALRDVKKQYQRNHQLFETDLDDMPVFGTIASQFNDPGVNKLYVNIFKVVKEKTGIDFHSHLQSLPEMTEKIHIIPPQRVRYLSEISETVRNYNAWAEKQADIARRLFSVKESIEEMEKSGEKEVAEKLKETYQKLLLEIDPKNFRQLETWEEKKKKYAGPEYVYQVRGKEIRVATHTESLSHSKIPKVSLPRFKSWGEILKWILKENVPGEFPYAAGVFPFKREGEDPTRMFAGEGGPERTNRRFHYVSHGMPAKRLSTAFDSVTLYGQDPDRRPDIYGKIGNSGVSIACLDDAKKLYSGFNLADPKTSVSMTINGPAPTMVAYFMNAAIDQQCELYIRQNGLEKQVEQIIEKIYKEKGTERPRYQGDLPEGNDGLGLMLLGVTGDMVLPKDIYERIKADTLRRVRGTVQADILKEDQAQNTCIFSTDFSLKLMGDIQQYFIDHQVRNFYSVSISGYHIAEAGANPITQLAFTLANGFTYVEYYRARGMDINKFAPNLSFFFSNGEDPEYAVIGRVARLIWAKAMKLKYGADERSQKLKYHIQTSGRSLHAQEIDFNDIRTTLQALYAIYDNCNSLHTNAYDEAITTPTEESVRRAIAIQLIINHELGLAKNQNPLQGSFIIEELTDLVEEAILSEFDRITERGGVLGAMETMYQRSKIQEESLYYETMKHSGKLPIIGVNTFLTDKGSHTVIPGEVIRATEAEKQYQIHMLEQLHKTWEKEAAAELEKLRKAAVENDNIFEALMETAKYASIGQITGALFGVGGQYRRNM, encoded by the coding sequence ATGCAGCTTCCTAAAGTTTATCAACCCAAAAATCATATTCGTATTGTAACCGCCGCTTCGTTGTTTGACGGGCATGATGCCGCCATCAACGTGATGCGCCGGATTATCCAGGCCACGGGTGCCGAAGTGATCCATCTCGGTCACAACCGCTCGGTACATGAAATTGTGAATACCGCCATCCAGGAAGATGTGCAGGCCATTGCCATCACGTCGTATCAGGGCGGACACATGGAATTTTTCAAGTACATGTACGACATGCTGAAGGAAAAAAACAGCAGTCATATTAAAATTTTCGGCGGGGGTGGAGGCGTTATTCTTCCCGAAGAAATCGAAGAGCTGGAAGCATACGGCATTACCCGCATTTATTCGCCCGACGACGGCATGCGCATGGGCCTGCAGGGAATGATCAACGATTTGATGGAAAAAGCGGATTTCCCTACCGGGAAAGACATCAACGTCACCCTGGACGATATTAAAAAGCAGGATAAGGTAGCCATTGCCCGGCTGATTTCGGCAGCTGAAAACCACCGCGACGAAGTAGCGGACCTGCTGGACGCCTGTCGTGCGGAAGGCGAAAAACACCATGCCCCGGTCATCGGGATTACCGGAACCGGCGGTTCAGGAAAATCATCACTGGTGGACGAAATTGTGCGCCGGTTTTTAAGCGATTTCGACGATAAAACGCTGGCTATCATTTCGGTGGATCCGTCGCGACGGAAATCGGGCGGCGCGTTGCTTGGCGACCGTATCCGCATGAACAGCATCGACAACCCGCGGGTATATATGCGTTCGCTGGCTACCCGTCAGTCGAATCTTTCCATTTCAAGGTATGTAAAAGATGCCGAAACCATTGCCCAGGCGGCCGGATTTGATTTGGTTATTCTCGAAACGTCGGGTATCGGTCAGTCTGATACTGCCATTGTGGATCACAGCGATATTTCGCTTTATGTGATGACCCCCGAATATGGTGCTGCCAGCCAGTTGGAAAAAATTGATATGTTGGATTATGCCGATTTGATTGCGCTGAACAAATTCGACAAACGGGGCGCCCTGGATGCTTTGCGCGATGTAAAAAAACAGTATCAGCGTAACCATCAGTTGTTTGAAACCGACCTTGACGACATGCCGGTTTTCGGAACCATTGCTTCCCAGTTTAACGATCCGGGGGTTAACAAGTTGTATGTAAATATTTTCAAGGTTGTAAAAGAAAAAACCGGCATTGATTTTCATTCGCATCTGCAGTCGCTGCCCGAAATGACGGAAAAGATACACATCATTCCGCCGCAGCGTGTGCGGTATCTTTCCGAAATTTCCGAAACAGTACGAAATTATAATGCGTGGGCCGAAAAACAGGCCGATATTGCCCGCCGGCTTTTCAGCGTAAAAGAATCCATCGAAGAGATGGAGAAGTCCGGTGAAAAAGAAGTGGCCGAAAAGTTAAAAGAAACTTACCAGAAGTTATTGCTCGAAATCGACCCCAAAAACTTTCGCCAGTTAGAAACGTGGGAAGAGAAAAAGAAAAAATATGCCGGACCGGAGTATGTTTATCAGGTCAGGGGAAAGGAAATCCGTGTGGCTACCCATACCGAATCGCTGTCGCACAGTAAAATTCCAAAGGTAAGTCTGCCGCGGTTTAAAAGCTGGGGCGAGATTTTAAAATGGATTTTAAAAGAAAATGTGCCCGGTGAGTTTCCTTATGCTGCCGGTGTTTTCCCGTTTAAACGCGAAGGCGAAGATCCTACCCGGATGTTTGCTGGCGAAGGCGGCCCGGAGCGTACCAACCGCCGGTTTCATTATGTTTCGCACGGTATGCCGGCCAAGCGGCTTTCCACTGCTTTCGACTCGGTAACGCTTTACGGTCAGGATCCTGACAGACGACCGGATATTTACGGAAAAATCGGTAATTCGGGCGTTTCCATTGCCTGTCTTGACGATGCCAAAAAACTTTACTCGGGCTTTAATCTGGCCGACCCGAAAACTTCGGTATCCATGACTATCAACGGGCCGGCACCCACCATGGTGGCTTATTTTATGAATGCTGCCATCGACCAGCAGTGCGAATTGTATATCCGTCAAAACGGACTGGAAAAACAGGTGGAGCAAATCATCGAAAAAATTTATAAAGAAAAAGGAACCGAACGTCCGCGTTACCAGGGTGATTTGCCCGAAGGCAACGACGGGCTCGGCCTGATGCTGCTAGGTGTTACGGGCGATATGGTGTTGCCCAAAGATATTTACGAACGCATTAAAGCCGACACCTTGCGCCGGGTACGAGGAACCGTACAAGCCGATATTCTGAAAGAAGACCAGGCACAGAACACCTGCATCTTTTCCACCGACTTCTCGCTGAAGCTAATGGGCGATATCCAGCAATATTTTATTGACCATCAGGTGCGAAACTTTTACAGCGTTTCCATTTCGGGATACCATATTGCCGAAGCCGGTGCTAATCCGATTACCCAGCTGGCATTTACGCTGGCCAATGGTTTTACTTACGTAGAATATTATCGCGCCCGCGGCATGGATATCAACAAATTTGCCCCGAATCTTTCGTTCTTCTTTTCCAACGGCGAAGATCCCGAATATGCCGTCATCGGCCGGGTGGCGCGGCTGATTTGGGCCAAAGCCATGAAACTGAAATACGGCGCCGACGAACGGTCGCAGAAATTAAAATATCATATCCAGACTTCCGGTCGCTCGCTGCATGCCCAGGAAATTGATTTTAACGATATCCGTACCACGCTACAAGCATTGTATGCCATTTACGACAATTGTAATTCGTTGCATACCAACGCTTACGACGAGGCAATTACCACGCCTACCGAAGAATCGGTACGCCGGGCTATTGCCATTCAGCTGATCATTAATCACGAACTGGGACTGGCCAAAAACCAAAATCCGTTGCAGGGCTCGTTTATCATCGAAGAGCTGACCGATTTGGTGGAAGAAGCCATTTTATCGGAGTTCGACCGCATTACCGAACGCGGCGGTGTGCTCGGGGCCATGGAAACCATGTATCAGCGCAGCAAAATACAGGAAGAGTCGTTGTATTACGAAACCATGAAACACAGCGGCAAACTGCCCATTATCGGAGTGAATACATTCCTTACCGATAAGGGATCACATACCGTTATTCCCGGAGAGGTAATCCGTGCCACCGAAGCCGAAAAACAATATCAGATTCACATGCTGGAACAGTTGCATAAAACCTGGGAAAAAGAAGCCGCTGCCGAACTGGAAAAACTGCGGAAGGCAGCCGTTGAAAACGACAATATTTTTGAAGCACTGATGGAAACGGCCAAATATGCTTCCATTGGCCAGATTACCGGGGCGCTGTTTGGTGTGGGCGGACAATACCGGAGAAATATGTGA
- the dapA gene encoding 4-hydroxy-tetrahydrodipicolinate synthase, which yields MNTNFQGTGVAIVTPFHNYGTIDFSGLERLLHHVLDGGVNYIVSLGTTSEAPALTTDEKQAVMHFVKETVNGRVPVVMGIGGNSTHTVVGTIKNTDFDGVDAILSVTPYYNKPNQKGIYNHFKNVAAASPVPVILYNIPGRTASNIAAETTLQLAHDFKNIVAVKEASGDLAQVMEILRQKPKDFQVLSGDDALTFPMMTLGASGVISVLANVLPQPFTQMVNLLLQNKITKAREIHYSLLPVMQQLFADGNPAGIKAALEIKGIIKNNLRLPMVKANKAVYFALQKLLREF from the coding sequence ATGAATACCAATTTTCAGGGAACAGGTGTTGCCATTGTAACGCCTTTTCATAATTACGGCACCATTGATTTTTCAGGTTTGGAACGTCTGCTTCACCATGTTCTTGATGGTGGAGTAAACTACATTGTCAGTTTGGGAACCACCAGCGAGGCCCCGGCTTTAACAACTGATGAAAAACAGGCGGTGATGCATTTTGTAAAAGAAACCGTAAACGGCAGGGTTCCTGTGGTAATGGGCATCGGCGGAAACAGTACCCATACAGTGGTCGGAACCATTAAGAACACCGATTTTGACGGGGTAGACGCCATTCTGTCGGTTACCCCTTATTATAATAAACCCAATCAAAAAGGAATTTACAACCATTTTAAAAATGTGGCGGCAGCTTCGCCGGTTCCTGTCATTCTTTACAATATCCCGGGCAGAACGGCCAGTAATATCGCTGCCGAAACCACACTGCAACTGGCACATGATTTTAAGAATATTGTAGCCGTAAAAGAAGCTTCCGGAGATTTAGCCCAGGTTATGGAGATTCTTCGTCAAAAGCCAAAAGATTTTCAGGTTCTTTCCGGAGATGATGCCCTTACTTTTCCCATGATGACCTTAGGAGCTTCCGGTGTAATTTCTGTTCTCGCTAATGTTTTGCCTCAGCCGTTTACCCAAATGGTAAACCTTTTGCTCCAGAATAAAATCACCAAAGCAAGAGAGATTCACTATTCGCTGCTTCCGGTAATGCAACAGTTGTTTGCCGACGGAAATCCTGCCGGCATAAAAGCAGCTCTTGAAATCAAAGGAATCATTAAAAACAATCTTCGTTTGCCTATGGTAAAAGCCAATAAGGCTGTTTATTTTGCACTACAGAAACTACTTCGGGAATTTTAA
- a CDS encoding (Fe-S)-binding protein produces the protein MTKQIVFSIVLLITLGVFAYSIQRYFRYFKFTKKKPLGQWGKRLWKTIEVAGFQTKIFRRPWIGLVHASVFWGFMLILFGSIEMVFDGLLGTEKIFGGLGWFYDFMMASADIFALIISIAMIIFIARRVIFHVKRFSGIEMKPVSEYDALLALTIIFFLMISLMGMNTFYYLWATKTGEPVIGIYPIAQHLWAPLFAYVTPEKAWFWYQFCWWFHITLIFIFANILPYSKHFHVFMSVPNVFISRLEPYGYIENMPNITKEVKMMLDPEATFDETEEEGEPERFGALDVDDLKWTNYFNSLACTECGRCTSVCPANITGKLLSPRKVMMDTRARMKEKGPGLLKEGKDYDDGKHLVFDYLTEEELWACTLCNACAQECPIEINQPSIILEARRYLVMEESKAPSGLNTVFTNIENNGAPWQFSPEDRLLWAEGLDVPVMADLFANNKKPEYLLWVGSAGAFDDRYKKVMQAFIKILNYLKVDYAVLGTEESDSGDVARRAGNEMLFQMQALTNIEVMNGYEVKKIVTCDPHDFNTLKNEYPDLGGNYEVLHHTQFLKKFLDEGKLKIDSDKFAGNTITYHDPCYLGRANQEYDAPREVLKAIPSVKVEMEKNRSFAMCCGAGGGQMFKEAEKGEKEIFIDRTEQALETGADIICTACPFCMTMLTDGIKYKNKEEEVKNYDIAELVAISLDL, from the coding sequence ATGACCAAACAAATTGTCTTTTCGATTGTATTGCTCATTACGCTGGGCGTTTTTGCATACAGTATCCAGCGGTATTTCCGCTATTTTAAGTTCACCAAAAAGAAACCGCTGGGACAGTGGGGAAAACGGTTGTGGAAAACCATTGAAGTGGCAGGCTTCCAAACCAAGATTTTCCGCCGGCCGTGGATCGGATTGGTTCATGCTTCGGTATTCTGGGGCTTTATGCTCATTCTTTTCGGCAGTATCGAAATGGTCTTTGACGGACTGTTGGGTACCGAAAAAATCTTTGGCGGACTGGGATGGTTTTACGATTTTATGATGGCCAGCGCCGATATTTTTGCGCTCATCATCAGCATTGCCATGATTATTTTTATTGCCCGCCGGGTCATTTTCCATGTAAAACGTTTTTCGGGCATCGAAATGAAACCGGTTTCGGAATATGATGCACTGCTGGCATTGACAATTATTTTCTTTCTGATGATTTCGCTCATGGGAATGAATACTTTTTATTATTTGTGGGCTACCAAAACCGGTGAACCGGTGATCGGTATTTATCCGATTGCCCAACATTTGTGGGCACCGTTGTTTGCCTATGTCACTCCTGAGAAAGCCTGGTTTTGGTATCAGTTTTGCTGGTGGTTTCATATTACCCTGATATTCATCTTTGCCAACATACTTCCCTACTCCAAACACTTCCATGTGTTTATGTCGGTACCGAACGTATTTATCAGCCGGCTGGAACCTTACGGATACATCGAAAACATGCCTAACATTACCAAAGAGGTGAAAATGATGCTGGATCCGGAAGCTACATTTGACGAAACGGAAGAAGAAGGCGAACCGGAACGTTTTGGCGCACTGGATGTGGATGATTTAAAATGGACCAATTATTTTAACTCGCTGGCTTGTACCGAGTGCGGCCGGTGTACTTCGGTGTGTCCGGCCAATATCACCGGGAAACTGCTTTCGCCCCGTAAAGTGATGATGGACACCCGCGCCCGCATGAAAGAAAAAGGCCCGGGATTGCTGAAAGAAGGAAAAGATTACGACGATGGCAAACATTTGGTTTTCGATTACCTTACCGAAGAAGAACTTTGGGCTTGTACCCTGTGTAACGCCTGTGCCCAGGAGTGCCCGATTGAAATCAACCAACCTTCTATTATTTTGGAAGCACGGCGTTATCTGGTGATGGAAGAATCCAAAGCGCCATCAGGACTTAACACGGTGTTCACCAACATCGAAAACAACGGAGCTCCGTGGCAATTCTCGCCGGAGGACCGTTTGTTGTGGGCCGAGGGACTTGATGTTCCGGTAATGGCTGACCTGTTTGCCAACAACAAAAAACCGGAATACCTGCTTTGGGTAGGTTCGGCCGGTGCTTTTGACGACCGTTACAAAAAAGTAATGCAGGCTTTTATAAAAATTCTGAATTACCTGAAAGTGGATTATGCCGTACTGGGTACGGAAGAATCGGACAGCGGTGATGTAGCCCGCCGTGCCGGAAATGAAATGCTTTTCCAGATGCAGGCACTCACCAATATTGAAGTGATGAACGGTTATGAAGTGAAGAAAATCGTCACTTGTGATCCGCACGATTTCAATACGTTGAAAAATGAATATCCTGACCTTGGCGGAAATTACGAAGTACTGCATCACACCCAGTTCCTGAAAAAATTCCTGGACGAAGGCAAGTTGAAAATCGATAGCGATAAATTTGCCGGTAATACCATTACTTATCACGATCCGTGTTATTTGGGTCGCGCTAACCAGGAATATGATGCTCCGCGTGAAGTACTGAAAGCTATTCCGTCAGTAAAAGTGGAAATGGAGAAGAACCGCAGCTTTGCCATGTGTTGTGGTGCCGGCGGCGGACAGATGTTCAAAGAAGCCGAAAAAGGCGAAAAAGAAATCTTTATCGACCGTACAGAACAAGCACTTGAAACCGGCGCCGACATTATTTGTACCGCCTGTCCGTTCTGTATGACCATGCTTACCGACGGGATCAAATACAAAAACAAAGAAGAGGAAGTGAAAAATTATGATATTGCCGAGCTGGTAGCTATCAGTCTTGACTTATAA
- a CDS encoding M14 family zinc carboxypeptidase: protein MKRKIFLLFFLITGSLPLLFAQQSDWTNAQKILNQRGEIYFCFAFPGQKEIQPLSRIISIDKIARDTVYAYADRTGFLQFLKTNISYRTLLPPSERLSPEKLTPPALKSTADWDYYPSYDAYLSMMQDFQNQYPDLCQIISIGKSVQGRELLFAHIGHLDSETDTLPRFMYTSTIHGDEPVGYVLMLHLIDYLLSNYGKLPEVTSLIDSVDIWINPLANPDGTYAGGNASVYGATRFNANQVDLNRNYPDPKDGDHPDGKSWQPETIAFMNFAEKYHFVLSCNLHTGSEVANYPWDTWSRRTADDNWWQEVCRQYADTVHAYARADYFRDLNDGITDGYDWYSIAGGRQDYMNYFQHTREFTLELSETKTPSPDSLLKYWDYNYRSLLAYIHQSVKGFTGTVTDSITGKPLSAQIFTINHDIDHSEVYSDSVTGYFYRPIEKGTYDFEISSPGYITKTLRNITITRGKAVVKKIQLVPENYTGIRKSSTKPIPIYPNPVSDKLFFTDIPAGSKIFIFNTEGKCVFSATAGSFSFIPTGSLPAGIYLFKVETKQGDVQVAKFVKQ from the coding sequence ATGAAACGGAAAATTTTTCTTTTGTTTTTTTTAATTACCGGCAGTCTTCCATTGCTTTTTGCCCAACAAAGTGATTGGACCAATGCCCAAAAAATTCTAAACCAACGCGGAGAAATCTATTTCTGTTTTGCTTTTCCCGGACAAAAAGAAATCCAACCGCTAAGCCGGATCATTTCCATTGACAAAATAGCCCGAGACACCGTTTATGCTTATGCTGACCGGACCGGTTTTCTTCAATTTTTAAAAACCAATATTTCATACCGGACCCTGCTTCCTCCTTCTGAGCGACTCTCTCCGGAAAAACTTACACCGCCGGCATTAAAAAGCACAGCCGACTGGGATTACTATCCTTCTTATGATGCGTATCTTTCCATGATGCAGGATTTCCAAAACCAGTATCCCGACTTGTGTCAGATCATCAGTATCGGAAAATCGGTGCAGGGAAGAGAACTGCTTTTTGCCCACATCGGGCATCTGGATTCCGAAACCGACACCCTGCCCCGCTTTATGTACACTTCCACCATCCACGGTGATGAACCGGTAGGCTACGTCCTTATGCTACATTTAATCGATTATTTATTAAGTAATTACGGAAAACTTCCCGAAGTCACTTCCCTGATCGACAGTGTGGACATCTGGATTAATCCGCTGGCCAATCCGGACGGAACCTATGCCGGTGGCAATGCTTCGGTTTACGGTGCTACCCGTTTTAATGCCAACCAGGTCGATCTAAACCGCAATTATCCCGATCCGAAAGACGGCGACCACCCGGACGGGAAAAGCTGGCAACCGGAAACCATTGCTTTTATGAATTTTGCCGAAAAATATCATTTTGTGCTTTCGTGCAATCTGCATACCGGCTCCGAAGTGGCCAATTATCCCTGGGATACCTGGTCAAGACGAACGGCAGATGACAACTGGTGGCAGGAGGTTTGCCGGCAATATGCCGATACGGTTCATGCTTATGCCCGGGCTGATTATTTCCGCGATCTGAACGACGGCATTACTGACGGCTACGATTGGTACAGTATCGCCGGTGGCCGACAGGATTATATGAACTATTTTCAACACACCCGCGAGTTTACACTGGAACTGTCTGAAACCAAAACGCCTTCACCGGACAGCCTTTTAAAATACTGGGACTACAATTATCGTTCGTTATTAGCGTATATCCACCAAAGCGTAAAAGGATTTACAGGAACTGTTACCGATTCGATTACGGGAAAGCCGCTGTCTGCCCAAATTTTTACGATAAACCATGATATCGACCATTCAGAAGTTTATTCCGATTCGGTAACCGGTTATTTTTACCGCCCGATTGAAAAAGGAACTTACGATTTTGAAATATCAAGTCCCGGTTACATCACCAAAACACTCCGGAATATAACCATCACCCGCGGCAAGGCAGTGGTCAAAAAAATTCAACTGGTTCCTGAAAATTACACCGGCATCAGGAAATCGTCCACAAAGCCCATCCCTATTTATCCCAATCCGGTTTCAGACAAACTGTTTTTTACAGACATTCCTGCCGGCAGCAAAATCTTTATTTTCAATACCGAAGGAAAATGTGTGTTCTCAGCAACAGCCGGAAGTTTCTCCTTTATTCCAACCGGCAGTTTGCCGGCAGGCATATATCTTTTCAAAGTCGAGACCAAACAAGGTGATGTCCAGGTTGCCAAATTCGTCAAACAATAA
- a CDS encoding fibrobacter succinogenes major paralogous domain-containing protein gives MKKLLLIILVLGLFFASCEKKIPPVIEIQGIKQDTTNAIIEISVTGGNEEITEVGVNIGSQHGIATMKGDKWLAVVSDLKPNSLHQAKAYVTTSEEGTIYSDTALSFKTYAVIDYDGNGYYAVQIGDQLWLQSNLKVTHYRDGTPIPEVTDSLAWGKLTTGAYCSFQNDTAISNVYGLLYNWWAAFGKEHNLAPEGWRVANDTDWYQLWLYLGGDKSGGKIKEKGYNHWLEPNSGATNSTGFTALGAGMRWVVLDNNKSAPIVEKNVHLKNTNSTWKQWLNFKKVTMFWTDKWLPDINMYRIIIFANDDDNFHTTYGTQSNSGCSIRLIKE, from the coding sequence ATGAAAAAACTATTACTGATTATCTTGGTTCTGGGACTGTTTTTTGCCAGTTGCGAAAAAAAGATTCCGCCTGTTATTGAGATACAAGGAATAAAACAGGATACCACAAATGCCATTATCGAAATTTCTGTTACCGGAGGCAACGAAGAAATTACCGAGGTTGGCGTAAATATCGGCTCGCAACATGGTATAGCAACCATGAAAGGGGATAAATGGCTGGCAGTTGTCAGTGATTTAAAACCCAATTCCCTACATCAGGCGAAAGCCTATGTTACAACAAGTGAAGAAGGAACGATATACAGTGACACCGCCCTGAGTTTTAAAACTTACGCTGTTATTGACTATGACGGAAATGGTTATTATGCCGTACAAATTGGTGACCAACTTTGGCTTCAAAGCAATTTAAAAGTTACACATTACCGTGACGGTACTCCTATTCCGGAGGTAACAGACAGCTTAGCTTGGGGGAAACTGACAACCGGAGCTTATTGCTCATTTCAAAATGATACAGCGATAAGTAATGTATATGGATTGCTGTATAATTGGTGGGCAGCCTTTGGGAAGGAGCACAACCTAGCTCCTGAAGGATGGAGAGTAGCCAATGATACAGACTGGTATCAACTGTGGTTATATCTTGGAGGAGATAAATCTGGTGGAAAAATAAAAGAAAAAGGTTATAACCATTGGCTTGAGCCTAATAGTGGTGCAACTAACTCCACGGGTTTTACAGCTCTTGGAGCAGGAATGAGATGGGTCGTTTTAGACAACAACAAATCCGCCCCTATTGTAGAGAAAAATGTCCATCTAAAAAATACTAACAGTACATGGAAACAATGGCTAAATTTTAAAAAAGTCACGATGTTTTGGACAGATAAATGGCTTCCTGATATAAATATGTATCGAATAATTATATTCGCCAATGACGATGACAATTTTCATACAACATATGGGACCCAATCAAATTCAGGTTGCTCTATAAGGCTGATAAAAGAATAA